One stretch of Brachyhypopomus gauderio isolate BG-103 chromosome 10, BGAUD_0.2, whole genome shotgun sequence DNA includes these proteins:
- the LOC143526196 gene encoding olfactory receptor 1500-like, protein MTSNMTSIQPESSVNETFYKPTFYIRGLYNIPHAKYYFVFLSIMYAVTVLGNSFIMGIIYLARSLHTAKYVAVFNLAFSDLCGSSALIPKIIDTFLFDNQYISYEACLANMFFVNCFLTQQSLTLLALAYDRLVAICSPLRYHTIVTKTAMSLILGILWFISVTINALLVSLVTRLSFCRSTTVNSYFCDYGPVFKLACNDKTINNIMSYVCIAVLLYIPLLLITVSYGCIGFALQRIVHGNEKIKAMKTCTSHVILVTLFYVPIVSISTAASITSIDTNIRIINIALTQTIPPMLNPIIYTLKTEEVKQAIKKLSFGSFVKSTLTGCHVGQRPLS, encoded by the coding sequence ATGACTTCTAACATGACTTCCATTCAGCCTGAGTCATCAGTGAATGAAACATTTTATAAGCCCACATTTTACATTAGAGGACTGTACAACATTCCACATGCAAAGTACTACTTTGTATTTCTAAGCATCATGTATGCTGTGACTGTTTTAGGGAATTCTTTTATAATGGGAATAATCTACCTGGCACGCAGCTTACACACTGCCAAGTATGTAGCTGTCTTTAACTTGGCCTTCTCTGATCTGTGTGGAAGCTCTGCTCTCATTCCAAAGATTATTGACACATTTCTGTTTGACAATCAGTACATATCATATGAAGCCTGTTTGGCAAATATGTTTTTTGTGAATTGTTTTTTGACTCAGCAGTCTCTTACTCTGCTTGCTTTAGCTTATGACAGGCTGGTTGCTATATGTTCACCTCTGAGGTATCACACTATTGTAACCAAAACAGCTATGAGTTTGATCTTAGGCATTTTGTGGTTTATATCTGTAACTATAAATGCTCTCCTTGTATCTCTGGTCACCAGACTGTCCTTCTGTAGATCTACTACAGTTAACAGCTATTTCTGTGATTATGGCCCTGTGTTTAAATTAGCCTGCAATGATAAAACTATAAATAACATAATGTCTTATGTCTGCATAGCTGTCCTGCTGTACATTCCACTACTACTAATCACAGTTTCTTATGGTTGTATCGGTTTTGCATTGCAAAGAATTGTACATGGTAATGAGAAAATCAAAGCAATGAAAACCTGCACCTCCCATGTCATATTAGTTACTTTATTTTATGTACCAATTGTTAGCATTTCCACTGCAGCTAGTATAACATCTATAGATACAAATATCAGGATAATCAACATTGCTCTGACACAGACTATTCCACCCATGTTAAACCCAATCATATATACACTCAAGACAGAGGAGGTCAAGCAGGCCATTAAAAAACTCAGCTTTGGATCATTTGTAAAGTCGACATTGACAggatgtcacgtagggcaacgccccctctcgtag